The genomic segment TGTTTTTTCCGGCCGGCAACGACACGGTCTCGCTGCTGCTGACGCTCGGCACCTTCGGCGTGTCGTTCTTCATGCGGCCGCTCGGGGCGATCGTGATTGGCGCGTACGCCGATCGCGCCGGACGCAAAGCTGCGCTCACACTGTCGATCCTGCTGATGATGAGCGGCACGCTGATCATCGCCATCTTGCCGACCTACCAGAGCATCGGCCTTGCCGCGCCAGTGATCCTCGTGATTGCGCGTTTGATGCAGGGCTTCTCGGCGGGCGGCGAATTCGGCAGCGCGACCGCCTTTCTCGCGGAACACGTGCCGGGGCGGCGCAGCTTCTTCGCGAGCTGGCAGGTGGCGAGCCAGGGGCTGACCACGCTGCTGGCGGCGGGCTTCGGTGTGTTGCTCACCGGCCAGTTGTCGCCGGAACAGATGACCACCTGGGGCTGGCGTGTGCCGTTCTTTTTCGGTCTGCTGATCGGGCCGGTCGCCTGGTACATTCGCACGAAGCTCGACGAGACGCCCGAGTTTCTCGCGGCGGAAACGACGGACACGCCGCTGCGCGACACCTTTGCGAGCCAGAAGCTGCGGCTCCTGATTGCGATCGGCGTGGTGGTGCTGGGGACCGTATCGACCTATCTCGTGCTGTTCATGCCGACTTATGGCGTGAAGCAACTGGGGCTGGCGCCGTCGGTGGCGTTCTCGGCGATTGCGCTGACCGGTGTGATCCAGATGGTGTTCTCGCCAGTGGTCGGGCATCTGTCGGACCGGCGCGGGCGGACGACGATCATGCTCGGCTCGGCAGTGCTGCTGCTCGTGCTGATCAATCCGGCCTTCGTGTATCTGGTCGCGCATCCGACCTTTGGCACGCTGATCGCGTTGCAGATCGTATTCGGCTTTCTGATGACCGGTTACTTCGCCGCGTTGCCGGGCCTGCTGTCGGAGATGTTCCCGGTGCAGACGCGCACGACCGGCATGTCGCTCGCCTATAACATCGCGGTGACGATTTTCGGCGGCTTCGGGCCGTTTATCATCGCGTGGCTGATCAGTGTGACGGGATCGAAGGCCGCGCCGAGTTACTACATGATTTTTGCGGCGCTGGTGAGTCTGGTGGCGTTGATCGCCGCGCGGCGCAAGCTGGGTTTCCGTTGACTGTTATCTTGAGAGTCTTGAAAGCGCGGCTGTAAAACGCGGCTGTAAAAGCAGAAGGCCGGTTCTTTCGAACCGGCCTTCTGCTTTGCACCGTCTATCTAAAAATCAGACTTGCGCGCCCGCATTCGGGTCGTTCGGATCAGCCCGGTCTTTCTTGTCCTTCAGCAGATCTTCGCGCTTCACGCCGAGCCACATGGCCAGCGCCGCAGCGACGAACACCGACGAATAGATACCGAACAGAATACCGACCGTCAGCGCCAGAGCGAAGTAGTGCAGCGTCGGACCGCCGAACAGGAACATCGACAGCACCATCATTTGCGTACAACCGTGCGTGATGATGGTTCGCGACATCGTGCTGGTGATCGCGTGGTTGATGACTTCGGCCACGGTCATCTTGCGTTCGCGACGGAAGGTCTCACGAATCCGGTCGAAAATAACGACCGATTCGTTCACCGAGTAGCCGAGCACGGCAAGCACCGCAGCCAGCACCGACAACGAGAACTCCCACTGGAAGAATGCGAAGAAACCGAGAATGATCACCACGTCGTGCAGGTTGGCGATCACGCCGGCTACTGCGTACTTCCATTCGAAGCGGAACGACAGGTAAATCACGATACCGATCACCACGCAGGCGAGCGCCATCAGGCCGTCGGTGGCGAGTTCCTTGCCGACCTGCGGGCCGACGAACTCGACGCGCTGCAACTGCACCTCAGGCGTGTCGGCCTTCAGCGCGCCCATCACCTGGTCGCTCTGTTGCGCGGACGTGAAGCCCTGCTTGAGCGGCAGACGGATCAGCACGTCGCGCGAGGTGCCGAAGTTCTGCACCTGAGCGTCGGCGTAACCGAGTTTGGCCAGCGTGTTGCGCACCGGATCGAGCGGCGCGGTGCCCGGATATTGCACCTCGACAACCGTACCGCCGGTGAATTCCACCGACAGATGCAGCCCGCGATGCGCGAGGAAAAACACAGCAGCAAGGAACGTCAGCAGCGAAATCACGTTGAAAATCAACGCACGCTGCATGAACGGAATGTCTTTGCGAAAACGGAAAAATTCCATGGTCTTGTTCTCCGGGACTCAGCGGGATGAACCCGGTTTCTGCGGCGTGCTCGACGAACCTTGCGTCGAACCCGACGTCTGGTCCGACGTGCCCGGCGCATTGCGGCGACGCACGGTCGGCTTGCCGCCGCGCGCCTGCTCGATGGCTTGCTGCGCCTTCGACTTGCCCTTGGTCACCGCGGCGACTGCCTGTGCGGTGTCGGTGGCGGCATCGTCGTTACCGAGGTAAGCGTTCGAGCCTGCGGGTGCCGTTTCCGGACGCCATACCTGACCGATCGCCAGCGACTTCAGCTTTTTCTTGCCGCCGTACCAGAGGTTGACGAGGCCACGCGAGAAGAACACCGCCGAGAACATCGACGTCAGAATGCCGATACAGTGAACCATCGCGAAGCCGCGCACCGGGCCGGAGCCGAACGCGAGCAGCGCGAGGCCGGCGATCAGCGTCGTCACGTTCGAGTCGAGAATCGTTGCCCATGCATGCGCGTAGCCGTTCTGGATAGCCAGTTGCGGCGGCGCGCCGTGGCGCAGTTCTTCACGCACCCGTTCGTTGATCAGCACGTTCGCGTCGATCGCCA from the Paraburkholderia fungorum genome contains:
- a CDS encoding MFS transporter, which translates into the protein MNATTATSIAGSRQNSWRAVVAASIGNALEWFDLVVYGFFAVIISKLFFPAGNDTVSLLLTLGTFGVSFFMRPLGAIVIGAYADRAGRKAALTLSILLMMSGTLIIAILPTYQSIGLAAPVILVIARLMQGFSAGGEFGSATAFLAEHVPGRRSFFASWQVASQGLTTLLAAGFGVLLTGQLSPEQMTTWGWRVPFFFGLLIGPVAWYIRTKLDETPEFLAAETTDTPLRDTFASQKLRLLIAIGVVVLGTVSTYLVLFMPTYGVKQLGLAPSVAFSAIALTGVIQMVFSPVVGHLSDRRGRTTIMLGSAVLLLVLINPAFVYLVAHPTFGTLIALQIVFGFLMTGYFAALPGLLSEMFPVQTRTTGMSLAYNIAVTIFGGFGPFIIAWLISVTGSKAAPSYYMIFAALVSLVALIAARRKLGFR
- the secF gene encoding protein translocase subunit SecF — its product is MEFFRFRKDIPFMQRALIFNVISLLTFLAAVFFLAHRGLHLSVEFTGGTVVEVQYPGTAPLDPVRNTLAKLGYADAQVQNFGTSRDVLIRLPLKQGFTSAQQSDQVMGALKADTPEVQLQRVEFVGPQVGKELATDGLMALACVVIGIVIYLSFRFEWKYAVAGVIANLHDVVIILGFFAFFQWEFSLSVLAAVLAVLGYSVNESVVIFDRIRETFRRERKMTVAEVINHAITSTMSRTIITHGCTQMMVLSMFLFGGPTLHYFALALTVGILFGIYSSVFVAAALAMWLGVKREDLLKDKKDRADPNDPNAGAQV